In the Sorghum bicolor cultivar BTx623 chromosome 4, Sorghum_bicolor_NCBIv3, whole genome shotgun sequence genome, GTTGCTATCAGGCCTGGGCCTCAAGAAGTGCTACTAAACGGGCCGAAATCAGCCGAGCTGTGGAGTCTGAAACCGTTCATTTTACACAAAAAAAAGGGAAATGAAAATAGCAGGGTACACAAGTCACAACCAGAAATGACACAGTGCACTTCAACACATCATTTGCGTTGCTCTGCACGTCGTTTGCACATGTTCAACCGAGGCTGGCCAACACGTCGACGTAAAACTTACGGAACGCCTCCATCTCAGCGCGCGGCAGCGCCAGCCCGACCTCGATGCCGCCGTCCCCGTCGCGGCCGCTCTCCGCCAGCGCCAGCGCGCCCGTGCGTTCCACGGATGCGATCTCCACCTTCCTCGGCCTGCCCCACGCCCCGCCGAAATCCGCGGCCGCGTACACGCCCAGCTTCGGCGAcccggccacggtcaccgcccGCGCCGATGCGTACTCCTGCACCCAGCGCACCCACCCCCGAGATCCCCGGAACACGCTCCCTGCCTCGGCCAGCCCCTCGATCGCGCGCCATATGGCAGCCGAGGCGGCCGCCGCGGTGAGTTGGCCCCGCTTTGCTTGGACGCGGCACAGACCGAGGCAGTTGCCGAAGTAGTTCGCCGGTACCGGCGGGCTCGCACGGGGCTTGCACCCCGTCACGAACCCGAAGTGCGCGTCGGGTGCAGGAGCTCCGTCCATGCCGCTGCCGCGGGCGTGTACGATGCCGGCCCACGCAGCGCCGCAGGCCAGCGCGTAGGGTGAGCACCGCGCCGAGGTCTCCGACTCGACGCGCCTCCCGAGCGCGCGGAGGTGCTTCTCGGTGAACCGGAACGTGGCGAGCACGACGCCAGGGCGGCGACTGAGGTCCCAGTCGTCGAGGCGATCGTCGCCGCCGGCTGTACCGAGCCCTCGGTGGTCGCGCAGGAACGCCTCACGGAGCCCGGCGCCGTCACGCACGACGCCGCGGTCGAACAGCGGGGGCACGTCCATCGCCACCGCGCTGTTGTACTCGGGGCCGAGGCGGTGGGCGGCAGCCCACGTGCTGAGGAAGTGCGCGTAGCTGGAGCCGTCGGCAACGGCGTGGTGCACCGTCGTGCCGATGCAAATGCCGGCGCGCGGGAACACCGTAATCTGGACGGCGAGGACTCCCTGCTGCGACCGAGACGCGCCGTGCTTCGGCAGCGCGGGGAGCAGCGGACGTATCCTCGTGGTGTCGCGGGCGTGGTCGCCGGCGAGGTCTCGGAAGTCGTCGCCACTGACGGCCACGATCAGCGGGACGGAGTCGCCGTCGGAGAACACGACCTCCGGCGGCGCCATGCCCTCGTCGACCAACTCGCACGTCAGCTTCCCCGCCAACGGATAGAAGTGGTGCagcgcggcggcgagggagttCCTAAACCGTGGCAGCTCGCCGAGAGTGAAGTCGGAGACACCGAGGAGGTCGGCGTTGTCGTAGAAGAAGAGACGCTGCACGGGCGGAATGGCCCAGAAGACGAGGTCGAAGAAGGTGAGCGGCAACGCCCGTGGCAGCCCCGCCGCCGGTGCCGGCGACGGCGTGACCTGAAACTTGTCCAGTACAGTCACGGGGTGAAGAAGTGGTGTAGGCGCCATCGGTGTCGTCGTGGCCAACAGAGACTCTTGGCTGCGCAATGGAGTTTTGCTCTGGCTCTGTTGTGGTCTGTGCCTCTCTGTCGCAGTGgcctattaggccttgtttactctcAAATCACATGTGAGCACCCGGATGCCAGCTGATAACTCGCCAATCGCCATGGGGCACACCCCCACCCCAGTCAATCAATCCATGGGCCATGGGGCAAGCGGCCACGGCCTATTAAAACGCAGCACACCGTGCAGCTGATAACTCGCACGGGCTATTCATTCATAGGCTATCATTGAACGGCAGTCAAGCGCTTCTGCTTATCTCCCATACTCATACCCATACCATACGAACGCAGGCGCCTAGCTAGCCGCCGGTGAAAATGTCGTCGACGAACCTCGCGAGCGCCGTCGCGGAGCCGTTCCGTGTGTTCGTGGGGTACGACTCCCGCGAGGACATAGCGTACCGCGTGTGCCGGCGGTCCCTGCTGCGCCGCTCGTCCATCCCGCTGGAGATCACCCCGATCGTGCAGCAGGAGCTCCGCGACGCGGGGCTCTACTGGCGGGAGCGCGGGCCGACGGAGAGCACCGAGTTCTCCTTCACCCGCTTCCTGACGCCGTACCTGGCGGGGTACCGCGGGTGGGCGCTCTTCGTGGACTGCGACTTCCTCTTCGTGGACGACGTCGCGGCGCTGGCGCGgctcgccgccgacgccgacccGCGGCACGCGGTGCTGTGCGTGCACCACGACTACACGCCCACGGAGGCCACCAAGATGGACGGCGCCGTGCAGACGGCCTACCCGCGCAAGAACTGGTCCTCCATGGTGCTCTTCGACTGCGGCCACCCCAAGAACCGCGCCGCGCTCACGCCGGAGGCCGTCAGCACGCGCAGCGGCGCCTACCTGCACCGCTTCATGtggctcgacgacgacgaggtcggCGAGGTGCCGTTCGTGTGGAACTTCCTCGTGGGCCACAACCGCGTCGACCCCGCCGACGAGGCCGGGACGGCGCCGCGCGCGATACACTACACGTCCGGGGGACCGTGGTTCGAGAGGTACAGAGACTGCGAGTTCGCGAACCTCTGGGTCCAGGAGCGCGACGCCTACGAGGCCGAAGAGGCCGCCGACAAGGACGTGGATGGATCCATGCAAGCGCCACCCGCCGTGGTGTCTGTGGAGGTGGATGCATGAGGAGATTGAGACGTACCATCTACCTGCTGCCCACTCGTTGTGTGCTGTTCTCATGTGGATACATATGTGTTGTGAGTAAAGTTTATTTTGCCCTTGAGAGCACGTGCCTTCACTCTCGCACTTATTGGATTCGATTtaagaagtgtgcaaacacatatCTCAATGTAAAACTGCTTTGAGATGTACGTTTGCACATTTCTCAAAACGAATTTAATAAGTGAAAGAATGACGGTATGTGCCCTTAAGGACAAAAAAAATCTGccttcatgtgttgtgtgcatggTATGGTAGTACCACACTCATGTCATCATCTTGGTGAGTTGAATTCGAATCGATGTTACCGTAGAATAAAGAGGCGATCGTTGCATGCGCAGCCACAACGCCTGGCCATCTTGAGGAGAGGTGAGAACTGACAAAGAGATGAGAGCCAACGCAAGTTCATTCCATGGTCTCAGTTGTCTAAAATACAGTATATCATGCTCGACGTGCAAGCCAGTGGCTTAACTACAGAGGCTATTCTGTATTGGTGTGTTTGGAGTTTGTTTTTTCAACAATTCAgtcaaaataattaaaaaagataaagataaaacCATCATTACTATAGCAAAAATCATTATTTTATTATAACAAAATCGTCTTCGAAACTGCTCGAGGTAAAATGTATGGTTTAAAAAGTTAATAGATGTGATTTGTACGATTTTAGAGTTGAGGAAGGAAAGAACCACATCAAACTATTTCCTCCGGTAATCCAAACCAAACCAGTCCATCCATAAACACGGCCCATTTACAGCCGAGACGAAGATGCATGAGTAAGCCAATCCAACACAAAACCCAAAAACTGTTCAAGCGCCCCAGCACCTGCTCGTACAGAACAACAACTGGGCCAAATTGCAGTCCAGGCCAGAAGCCGCCTTGTGGTGGTCGTGGCCAATTGTGGCCCAGTCCACGATTACGCCCAAACCAGCCACGCCGGCGGCTGGCCCTGCCGGCCCGCGCCGCTCCCTCCATCATCAGTGAACCCAACGAACGAAACGAACTCTCCCGCGCGCCCTTCGCACCCTTGTTGGTTGTGGTTGTGGAGGCCGACGCGGACGCAACACACGGGCGGCGTCCCGTCGACGTAGCTAGGTCACTCGTGGCAGGCACCATGCCTACCGATGGTGGCAGGGCAGAGCTCAACTTGATCGATCTGCAGGCACTGTACGTTTGCTGGATCGGGACCAACGACGACGCAAGCAGCACTACTAACAATGTGCGCGCGCACTGCTAGCTACTAGTACACGTCTACACGTAGTACGTGCTGTAGCGAGCTGCATGCTACTCCTACACACGAACATGCATCACGCATCACGGGGTGGAGCGGCAGATGCAATGCAATGGGGAACGACGAATTGCTTGGCGAGAGCTGGGGACGACGTGAGCAGAACAGCAGTGCGTGCAGCTAGCTTCGCCAGTGGAGATCATCATTGCTCGTAACTGCATATATTTCATGACCATACTCACAACCTGATTTTACAATTTCTCTTCTAATGATGTGGGTTCTCTTAAAGTTTTAGCATTGAAATTTTAATATAAACTTTACCTAAGAAATGCCTTCTTGAGGATTCCCTGATGttttgactagtggtagtgttttattactaactaaaaacactagaaaaactCTACTATTTTAGTACTGACTGTATGCATCCATAACCCTCCTGCCATGTCAGTGTCCGCCATATACAGACCATACAGTGCACTATAGCCAGGCCCAGCTGGTCTGTACGTACGTACGTTCGTACAAAATACATTTGGTTTTACAGCGAATTtggtacatacatatattttcgcATGATTATATTCCTGTCTATAAATGTTTTTCTTTTGGAATGCTGCTGTGGTGAGgatcaacttttttttttctggaatACGCACAAAGGGATGCGTATTAGAGGATCAACTTTTATCTGTACATGCCTCAGAAAATTTAATTGCTACCCTAGCCTATACACGCCACAGATAAATGATGCATAGTACTCAatacatcccaaattgtaagtcgtttgacttttttaatatcaagtttgaccactcgtcttattcaaagttttattcaaaatatcactttttttaatttgttgtgtattggtttattaataaaagttcttcaagaatgacttaaatttaactatatttgtataaattttttgaataagacgagtggtcaaacttatggtaaaaaagtcaaacgacttacaatttgagacgGAGAGAGTATGTCTAAGAGCGTCCCCAACGGTTGACAGCTGCTAGCTAGGAGGATATTGGTTTGTCCAATTACGAAGCGAGATTATGATAACATTTGTAGCGCTAGGGATGAAGAAAAACATCTAGCTCGCATGTCTTTCAAACTTTTCCGACTGTCTGATCTGCGTTCAACTGGCGATTTAACTGAGGCCGTTAGAGACGCACTGAGGGGGACAACCCCATTATTAACATCAGCTGCCTCTGCCTTGCCCGTGGCAATTGTCGTGGCCTCTTGGCTCTTCGCTTTTGCTCGTATATTTGACGACCGAGCATGTGCCTACTGTAGTATGACCGATCGAGTATGCAAGAACAGTTTCCTGCCATGTCAGACATGCATTATACTACAGCACGACCCAAGCTATCCGCCATGGCGCCATACAGTACTGTATTGCACTGTGCGAGGGACGAGAGAGGGCACGTACTACACACCAAGAGCCAGCTGGTCTCTGTACGTTTGTACGTTCGTACCAAAGATCTGCGTACGTACTGGCTGGCTTGGCTCGTACATGCATGCCGCATGTAACAAACACAAGCGTAGTACgtagctcctcctcctcgtgtaCACATGCATCACCTCATGCCGGGCTCCTCGTGTACGtacatatatatgcatgcatgcatgcagactCTGTAGCTATTGTTGGCACTGCCTGTTGAACAGTTGTGAACGATCGGTCGGTCGGTCGGTCAGTCGGTCGCAGCAGCACTGGCGTCGTCTGGTCATTCTATTTCGATCCATctttccatccatccatccatcggccGGAGAGCCAGGCAGCAGAGCACCACCATGCTCGATCCACTGTTCTTCGATAGTTCGATCGGCCGTGGCGCCGACGGCTACTGCGCTGGATCTCTCGCTGTAGGGCCGCACCACACTTCCGTCGCCAACGCTGCCTCTGCCTGCCGAGATTATATTGATCAGTCCCGGATCGTTCGGAATTCGGagaggggaaaaaaaaaagcctCCTTTTCAGGATCCGGCGAGGCCGTCCACGGACGGACGCATGTGGTGGTCTGCCTGCGATGGCCGGGGAGATGAATGCGCATGTGTGGTGTGGGCACACGCCACAGGCCACACCGGCCTGTGCCTATGGATGATGCATGTGTATGTCCTGGCAACAAGCACCTTTCTTTCCCTTGAGGCATTCAAATCGTAGTAGTAACGCCGAGCGTActtgccatgcatgcatgcagtgtcCTCCCGCTGTTCCGTCCCACGCACTGCCAGTGGCCACGACACGTTCCTTCGATGCATGGATCGTGGAACTGGACAACTGGTTCCTGTGCTTTCAGGGCATTCTGTTCTGATACCATGATCGATCGATATCCTTCTCCTTCCATTCATGCATTGGTGCTTTCAGACAGTTGGTGTTAATCCGTTCCATCTTCCACTCTGCATGGTTTTCATACCTCTCAAGTCTGAACGTACACTGATCGAATGACGACAATGCCGGACATACATTGCTCTTTTACGATTGAACGGGCCGGTGCACCGGCGGCTGCACCGCCGACGACGATGCGATAATGCGAGCACTGACCAATGCAATTGCGGGCGTTCCCCCATTGCCGGATCATGCATGTCAGTGCGGCGGTGACAACCACCAGGACATTGACAGGTGGGCCCCGAAACCATGAAGAGATCGATCAGCCTACGTGCATGCAGCCATAGGTCATAGCCATAGCTAGCTGCGCTGCCATACACACTGAAACGTCACGAGAAAAACGGCAATGAATTCGTGCGCCAGACATGCATCGGCGGACTCCACAACAGTCCACCTAGCCGCTAGCATGCACGACTACTCGAAATGGAAGTCCTTTGCTATCCTCGTCACAGGTCGACCGGCATCGATCACAAACCATCAATTCAAATGCAACGACTATAGTACTACTACTTGAATTCAAAGAGCACGGATGCATTGGGATGATTCAGCAGACAGCAGGGCTCCATCTACCATCTGATGCTGGTAGCCTGGCTTGTTTATCTCGACGTTTACAATTAGTGTAATACCACTGGTAGTGCATGGTATGCTATATATTAAACCTAGTGTAGATACGGAGTAATAAGTAGCTTAGTTACATTGCAAGTATTTTGTTGTGTTCCTTGGCACGGAGTACCGGGTGAACACGTGCCTGTCCGACATCGCAGGTATCCATAGCTAGGGGCCTTTTTCCAGTGTCTTTCGTCGGGTAATGCATGGGGAAGACGACATGCATtttggtggtgtactgtacgtAGATCTCAGATGCCCTCTTACACACAAACAGTAGTGAGACTTGAGACAGGCAGGCACGCAGCCGCAGCAGTACGTGCCATGGCATGGCATTTGTTCGGCCGGAGAACAAAACAACGCATAGGTAGGTGTCTCTGTTCATGGCTGGCCAGGGCACACAATACTACTGTGTGTCTGTGTGTGGTGAGAGTGTGGTTTGTGGAGAGCCTCCTATTTGACTGCATGTGTGGTGAGAGTACGTGATACCGACCCCCCAAGAAAAAAAAGTATAGCAGGGTCTACCGCACTCGCTCTACCTATGTGTTCAGGTTATTAGGACAACCGCAATGTTTCAGAGAAAGTAGTCTATAGGGAATAAAATACTCTCTATCAGTTAACTGAAACATTGTGGAGGTAGTCTATATAGCAGTCTATAACAAAAGCTACCCATAGCCCTATGGACTACCCATAAGCAATAAAGAAATGTTATTTTCTCTCTCCATACTCTCTCTTGTGTCATGATACATGAGATGGTTAGAAAGAATAATTTTTAATCTCTAGTAGACTCTACCTTATGGACTACTTTGTTGGCTGAACATTGTGAGAAAAAATAATAGCTATGGACTACTTATATAGGCTCCATGTATATATACTACTTGGTCCATATACATTGAGGTTGCTCTTACTCCTAGGGGCGGATCTATATAGTTAGCAATAGGTGTGGCCAGCCCACGAAAATATGAAAAGATAGTgattataatcaaatattcatcatATATATACCTCTACAATAAAATTATATACACTCATAGACATAGCGTACCATCtcaatttgctctagctctaccacTAATTACTCTTGCCATAgacttagagagagagagagagtgagggAGTGAGAGGGAGAGTGTTTAGAAGGTGATGCGTGTCTAGTTACCATTGTAGCCTTGCGTTTGCCTAATTGCGAGAATGGTCCAAAGCGCGATAATAAGCGTCTACTGGTACAGTGCAGTGCAGGGCATCTTGCACGGGCCGTGTAGACTACTCTAGCGCCTAGGCAGCGCCATTAATCAGCAGCAGGCAGGGATGGCGCCCCGACAAGGTAGCTAGACTGCTTCAGGTCAGGTCAGGTAGCAGGTGAATGAGCGAGTACTTCCACGCAGGAAACTGTTAGGCCGTTAATGACACAGAGCATATCGTAttgatctaggccttgtttagtttccaaaaattttgcaaaatttttcagattttccgtcacatcgaatctttagacgtatgcatggaatattaaatatagataaaaataaaaactaattgcacagtttagtcggaattgacgagacgaaacttttgagcctagttagtccatgattgaacaatatttgtcaaatacaaacgaaattgctacggtgctcattttgccaaaaaaaatttggaactaaacaaggccctagtcccCTGATTTTAGTAATCTATAGCTTCATCACGAGCCCATTTACATATTCTCCTACTCGTACTTTAGACAGCAGCGGCTGAAGCCTGAAGGGCTGAAGGAGATAGTAATAATTAACAATAAGGACAGGTAAATCCACTCAAAGAGTGAAGAGACACGACGGGTATCCGCGGCATCATTCTCGTCTGCCCCTTGCGAGGGGGACACCACAGGCCGATGCCGCCGCTGCACGCTCTGCAGACTGCCGCCGACGCGGACAACGGACAAGTGATCCGGGCCGGGCTTTTAcagttcgcgaaaatttttagttttggctactgtagtattttcgtttatttatgacaattattattcaattatggagtaactaggctcaaaagattcgtctcgtaaattatagataaactgtgtaattaatttttattttcatctacatttaatgcttcatgcatgtgtataaagattcgatgtgacgggaaattttgaaaaaattttgggaaccaaACAATGCCTAAAGTACTCCAGCGAAGAAATTAATTATTGGGCACTCTGATGGCCTGTGTCTTTGGTCAAATTGTCTGCGTCGGAGGACAGAGCTACTAACCGCGTCCCCGCCGCGACGTGGACGTGAGAAATCGATCGCCTTTGTATCGATCAGTACTATCcctcaaaaataaataaacaaatctgtacagtagtagttgttgcattcatgcgtcaggccttgtttacttcccaccgaaaaccaaaaacttttaaaaattttacgtcacatcgaatcttatagcacatgcgtagagcattaaatatagataaaaataaaaactaattgcacaatttgtctgtaaatcgcgagacgaatcttttaagtctagttactccataattagacaatgtttgttaaataaaaacgaaaatgctacagtatcaaaaatccaaaattttttaatctaaacaaggcctagatcaaTACGATATGCTCTGTGTCCTGCGCGAATTCATATGTTCCAAGAAATTCGATCTCTCCTGCATGAGCGGGCGCGCGGCCATCCGGGCCACGTTTGCTTGATTGAGCGTGACGACAGTCGTCGACAGGATCATATTCATATCGATCTGATGACAGCATGTCATGGTCATGGATGGTAGGTATGGGCTCCATCAATTGCTCGATCGAGCGATCGCAGTGATCCATCTGCACACGTACTGTACACAATGTTTTTTTTTGCAAGATATGTACACAATGTTTTTAAACGGCCTGGACAGTAGCGTGTGTGTCTCTCTATCTCTccacatatatatagatgagagagagagattacTATAATGTATATACAGCCTAGTTTGGTATAGTATAGGTAGCCAATTGCAGGCAGCAGGCTACGTACGCGCGTCAAGGTAGGGTAGGTAGctgcatcttcttcttcttctttttttaaacgtcggacttgtttagttcaccccgaaaaccaaaaagttttcaagattcctcgtcacatcgaatcttgtagcacatgcatgaaacattaaatatagacgaaaacaaaaactaattatacagtttagctgtaaatcacgagacgaatcttttgatcctagttagtccatgattggataatatttgtcacaaacaaacaaaagtgctacagtaccgaaaacttttcacttttcggaactaaacaaggccgaaagtAGCTGCATCTTGACTCTAGCCATTCTCTATACTCTTTCTAATGCTCCTTACCAAGGCAAGGCAGAGCGAACCATGATCCGTCTCATCTCACGCTTCCTAGCTCGCCTTGTCAACGTTGCTTGCGGCGTACCCACACTGCCATCCACTTTTGCCTAAGCTAGCTAGCTGTAGTAAGTACTCCTACTCAGCAACGATGTTTACCCTCTTTGCAGCAGTACTTCCTGCTTCCTGAATCGATCCTGATCGATCTGGCCAACACGAACGGTACAAGTCTAGTCCATCTAGGTTGTTTATCCTAAGTTAGATTTTTCCTAAACCGTGACTTTCTACCTATATCTCAAATGGTAAAcaaatatattatgaaaactttTCCACATGAGTTTAGTAATAATAAGCTTAACCTATATATAGAGCTTTTTGTATTACTGAATTCGTttgaaattgtaagtcattcattCTAGTTTTTACTACTCCCCTCTCTGCCCATGAATAACCGCACAACTTATTTCTTAGAAGTTAAATTTTTCTAAATTTGACTAAGTTTATACAAAATAATGCCAACATTTATTTGTATCCTAAATAAGTTTATCATGAAAATACAACCCATAACTAATACACATTATAAACATTAGAgccttttattttatatttggtcaaacttttaaaacaaATTACTACCTCTCAGAAAGCCAGATGTACCGTTATTTTTGAAAGAAGAGAATTTGGATCTAACATATACGTAAGTGTATAGCAAAAGGTACATAAAAAACGCTAAAGCGACTTACAATTCGAAACATGTGAAATGCTAGTCAGAGTTAAAAAATGATTTTGAGGGTTACTGGTAGGGTGAATTAATCTAGACGCATGGAGTAATCTTTGTGGGCAGAAGAGGAGGTCGTAGGGCCCGTAGCATGCGGTGCCAACAAAGCCCCAAGGGGAAAAGTTAGGTTCATTTCGACGCGACCTTGCTGTATGCATGCATGTTGACGCCAACTCTTACTCTCCTGCTCGGTGACGACTGACGACCAGCAGACGCTTCCCTTTTGGGGTGCAAGTGATAACATTGCACGCTTTCCACAAACGGCGTCCC is a window encoding:
- the LOC8081982 gene encoding protein CDI, whose translation is MSSTNLASAVAEPFRVFVGYDSREDIAYRVCRRSLLRRSSIPLEITPIVQQELRDAGLYWRERGPTESTEFSFTRFLTPYLAGYRGWALFVDCDFLFVDDVAALARLAADADPRHAVLCVHHDYTPTEATKMDGAVQTAYPRKNWSSMVLFDCGHPKNRAALTPEAVSTRSGAYLHRFMWLDDDEVGEVPFVWNFLVGHNRVDPADEAGTAPRAIHYTSGGPWFERYRDCEFANLWVQERDAYEAEEAADKDVDGSMQAPPAVVSVEVDA
- the LOC8081981 gene encoding anthocyanin 5-aromatic acyltransferase; this translates as MAPTPLLHPVTVLDKFQVTPSPAPAAGLPRALPLTFFDLVFWAIPPVQRLFFYDNADLLGVSDFTLGELPRFRNSLAAALHHFYPLAGKLTCELVDEGMAPPEVVFSDGDSVPLIVAVSGDDFRDLAGDHARDTTRIRPLLPALPKHGASRSQQGVLAVQITVFPRAGICIGTTVHHAVADGSSYAHFLSTWAAAHRLGPEYNSAVAMDVPPLFDRGVVRDGAGLREAFLRDHRGLGTAGGDDRLDDWDLSRRPGVVLATFRFTEKHLRALGRRVESETSARCSPYALACGAAWAGIVHARGSGMDGAPAPDAHFGFVTGCKPRASPPVPANYFGNCLGLCRVQAKRGQLTAAAASAAIWRAIEGLAEAGSVFRGSRGWVRWVQEYASARAVTVAGSPKLGVYAAADFGGAWGRPRKVEIASVERTGALALAESGRDGDGGIEVGLALPRAEMEAFRKFYVDVLASLG